From one Triticum urartu cultivar G1812 chromosome 3, Tu2.1, whole genome shotgun sequence genomic stretch:
- the LOC125543444 gene encoding uncharacterized protein LOC125543444, translated as MAEHVSHQGDASLGHVQISHPQISHDTAGHCGHDAAGTAHDAAGAGANQAGGVMQEVDGQAQLVVQSAVDAATGAAEAVKTATGLGGN; from the exons ATGGCCGAGCACGTGAGCCACCAGGGCGACGCGTCGCTTGGCCACGTACAGATCAGCCATCCACAGATCTCCCAC GACACGGCCGGCCATTGTGGGCACGACGCCGCGGGGACGGCTCACGACGCGGCCGGTGCGGGAGCCAACCAGGCCGGCGGAGTTATGCAGGAGGTGGACGGGCAGGCGCAGCTGGTCGTGCAGAGCGCCGTCGACGCCGCCACGGGGGCCGCGGAGGCCGTCAAGACTGCCACCGGCCTCGGCGGCAACTAG
- the LOC125543445 gene encoding proline-rich protein 36-like gives MPQQQPPLPLPPRMRPPTDREAAAAGPPPPRQRLGQAPRPFRAAEEPTARGPPVADRARPPEPRPRPRLAEEGRASHEALLANVARPAGKPEGRAAREAPIVPVAKPLEQLHGAPEGRAAREAPVVLVARQPEKLHVAAEERKTPREAPVAPVARSPEQLYGSPEGRAAREAPVATVARPPEPRPGPYYVPGGGAAAAPVATTDRPPEPSPWPYPYYYEPERPPRRRTSAVASCLMAAAFLLFAAGGAATALFLLFRPQPPEIAVAAVRLPSFAAANGTVAFTFEQVASVRNPNRAPLAHFDSSLRVAYAGGEIGSIYIPAGLIDSGSTKHWSTTFAVPAFPAATPPPLDTSAQQPAAAAVMMEVDSLLVVKGKVMVLRVLTHRVQASKVCRVGVSPIDGRVLGFRC, from the coding sequence ATGCCGCAGCAGCAACCACCCCTCCCTCTCCCGCCGCGCATGCGCCCGCCGACGGACCGCGAGGCTGCCGCGGCCGGCCCGCCTCCTCCGCGGCAGCGCCTGGGCCAGGCGCCGAGGCCGTTCCGCGCGGCGGAGGAGCCCACGGCCCGCGGGCCTCCCGTCGCCGACAGGGCCAGGCCGCCGGAGCCGCGGCCCCGCCCGAGACTCGCGGAGGAGGGCCGCGCGTCTCACGAGGCTCTCCTCGCCAACGTCGCCAGGCCGGCGGGGAAGCCGGAGGGCCGCGCCGCTCGGGAGGCTCCCATCGTCCCCGTGGCCAAGCCGCTGGAGCAGCTTCACGGAGCGCCGGAGGGCCGCGCGGCCCGGGAGGCTCCCGTCGTCCTCGTGGCCAGGCAGCCGGAGAAGCTGCACGTTGCGGCGGAGGAGCGCAAGACTCCTCGGGAGGCTCCCGTCGCCCCCGTGGCCAGGTCGCCGGAGCAGCTGTATGGCTCGCCGGAGGGACGCGCGGCTCGGGAGGCCCCCGTCGCCACCGTGGCTAGGCCTCCGGAGCCGCGGCCGGGGCCGTACTACGTGCCggggggcggcgcggcggcggctccCGTCGCAACCACCGACAGGCCGCCGGAGCCGAGCCCGTGGCCGTACCCGTACTACTACGAGCCAGAGCGCCCCCCGCGGCGCCGCACCTCCGCCGTGGCGTCCTGCCTTATGGCGGCGGCCTTCCTCCTGTTCGCGGCCGGCGGGGCAGCGACGGCGCTGTTCCTCCTCTTCCGGCCGCAGCCGCCCGAGATCGCCGTCGCGGCGGTGCGGCTGCCGTCCTTCGCGGCCGCCAACGGCACGGTGGCCTTCACGTTCGAGCAGGTGGCCTCCGTGCGCAACCCCAACCGCGCGCCGCTCGCGCACTTCGACAGCTCGCTCCGCGTCGCCTACGCCGGCGGCGAGATCGGCTCCATCTACATCCCCGCGGGCCTCATCGACAGCGGCAGcaccaagcactggtccaccacCTTCGCCGTGCCGGCCTTCCCCGCGGCCACCCCGCCGCCGCTGGACACGTCCGCGCAGCAGCCGGCGGCTGCGGCTGTCATGATGGAGGTGGACTCGCTGCTGGTGGTGAAGGGCAAGGTGATGGTGCTGCGGGTGCTGACGCACCGGGTGCAGGCGTCCAAGGTGTGCCGCGTCGGCGTCTCGCCGATCGACGGCAGGGTGCTTGGCTTCCGGTGCTGA